One Asterias rubens chromosome 1, eAstRub1.3, whole genome shotgun sequence genomic region harbors:
- the LOC117290511 gene encoding neuropeptide F receptor-like: MDQIESLGTTSPTIFQGTKSSNEDVQMEDSDGFAKFILALYCMICVVGITGNLLVAIVLLRVPSLRSNTSDFLVHLSIVDFMACVLVIPGYLLPRTNSAPNPGFLGEFWCRFYASGFLFWVFTMTSVLGLTVVNLERYLAIVYPHKYKTIFIKRNKYIMIVACWVLAAVSRSFFFFTYGEDEVVGCHFEGWSNRGAQVAFGVYTFTVNFFAPFMVMILAQLKVISTLNRQVKILTARTASMGVNPSDQRKMWQLRASQTLVKTLLACVITFGVCWIPNQVWFLLFNVGVPMTLGGPTQSLTIILAVGNSCVNPVIYTMTNKPFRKGIRELFCKKRDSNQVADGVATGTVSETVSNAQNQ; the protein is encoded by the exons ATGGATCAAATTGAGAGTCTTGGCACGACTTCACCTACAATTTTCCAAGGAACTAAGAGTTCAAACGAGGATGTTCAAATGGAAGACAGCGATGGTTTCGCCAAGTTTATCTTAGCTCTCTACTGCATGATCTGTGTGGTTGGTATCACTGGTAACTTACTGGTTGCCATCGTACTCCTCCGTGTGCCGTCCCTACGGTCTAATACAAGTGATTTCTTGGTGCATCTCTCCATTGTTGATTTCATGGCCTGTGTTCTGGTCATCCCTGGTTATCTCCTGCCCAGAACCAACTCCGCTCCAAACCCCGGGTTCTTAGGTGAGTTCTGGTGTCGATTTTACGCCAGCGGTTTCCTCTTTTGGGTCTTCACGATGACGTCAGTCTTGGGTTTGACCGTTGTCAATTTGGAGCGCTATTTAGCCATCGTCTATCCACACAAATACAAGACTATTTTCATCAAGCGAAACAAATACATCATGATCGTTGCGTGTTGGGTACTTGCCGCAGTTTCAAgatctttcttcttctttacgTATGGAGAAGATGAAGTAGTGGGATGTCATTTTGAAGGCTGGTCTAACCGAGGAGCTCAGGTGGCATTTGGAGTGTACACTTTCACGGTCAACTTCTTCGCTCCATTCATGGTGATGATCCTTGCGCAACTGAAAGTTATCTCGACACTGAACCGACAAGTGAAGATCTTAACTGCTCGCACAG CCTCTATGGGAGTCAATCCAAGTGACCAGCGTAAAATGTGGCAGCTCCGAGCCTCCCAAACCCTGGTGAAGACACTCCTGGCCTGCGTCATCACATTCGGTGTGTGTTGGATTCCAAATCAAGTCTGGTTCCTGCTCTTCAATGTTGGTGTTCCAATGACTCTAGGAGGACCTACCCAAAGTCTCACTATCATCTTAGCCGTTGGTAATTCCTGTGTGAATCCAGTCATTTACACCATGACCAACAAGCCGTTCCGTAAAGGGATCAGGGAGCTGTTTTGTAAgaagcgggattcgaaccaggtggCTGACGGTGTAGCGACTGGCACTGTGTCTGAGACTGTCTCCAATGCTCAAAACCAATAA